Within Pseudomonas brassicacearum, the genomic segment CCTGCGTGACGCGCCGGCCAAGCTGGTCGATGACTACACGGCCCCGTATCGTTATATCGATAACGTCTCGGTGCGTAACTCTATTCGAGGCCTGAACATCGTCGACACCCGCGCCAGCCTGTTGTCGGCCGAGAAGATGGTGCGTGGCGACAAATACGTCTTCATCCGCAATGCCTACCTGCAAAACCGCGAATTCAAGGTCAAGGATGGCCAGGTCGAAGACGATTTTTAATTTCGACCTGTAAAACCAGGAAGGCGGCCCAGAAGGCCGCCTTCTGTGCTTTGGCGTCGTGTTTGAACAGGTTTGATCCTTCCATTGAGTTACGCTTCGCTCGGTTCTTATAACTCTCTGTGCTTTGACAAATAAAGACGGCAAGCGGCTATCTGCATGAGCTTGAAACGCCCCGCGGATGGGAGTACCGTCTGCGCCTTAGAAGGGCACCTCTGATGTAGTTGCGTGTAGGGCAAAGACCTGAAACCTGTACGACAGAGAGGCTAGAAAGCGAATCCAGTAGTGCGTGCAAGGCCAGACGGCCCAGCCCGCTACGCCAACCTAATTCTGGCGCCGTTTGCCCACATGCCAAAAACCAGTGCCACGCTGCTGATAATCGATGATGACGAAGTGGTGCGAGCCAGTCTCGCAGCCTACTTGGAAGACAGTGGTTTCAGCGTCCTGCAGGCCAGCAATGGCCAACAGGGTCTTCAGGTATTCGAGCAAGACAAGCCCGACCTGGTCATCTGCGACCTGCGCATGCCGCAGATGGGCGGACTCGAACTCATTCGCCAGGTCACCGAGATTTCCGCGCAGACCCCGGTGATCGTGGTTTCGGGCGCCGGCGTGATGAACGACGCGGTCGAGGCATTGCGCCTGGGCGCGGCAGATTACCTGATCAAGCCCCTTGAAGACCTCGCGGTGCTCGAGCACTCGGTGCGCCGGGCCTTGGACCGTTCGCGGCTGTTGTTGGAAAACCAGCGCTACCGCGAAAAGCTGGAGACCGCCAACCGCGAGCTGGAAGCCAGCCTGAACCTGTTGCAGGAAGACCAGAACGCCGGGCGCCAGGTGCAGATGAACATGCTGCCGGTCAGCCCCTGGGCCGTCGACGATTTCCGTTTTGCCCACCAGATCATCCCGTCGTTGTACCTGTCGGGCGATTTCGTGGACTATTTCCGGGTCGATGAGCGGCGAGTGGCGTTCTACCTGGCGGATGTTTCCGGCCATGGTGCTTCTTCGGCATTCGTGACGGTGCTGTTGAAGTTCATGACCACGCGCCTGTTGTTCGAGTCCAAGCGCAACGGCACGCTGCCAGAGTTCAAGCCTTCGGAAGTCCTTGGGCATATCAACCGAGGCCTGATCAGTTGTAAGCTGGGCAAACACGTCACGATGGTCGGTGGAGTCATCGACGAGGAGACGGGTTTGTTGACCTATAGCATTGGCGGTCACCTGCCTTTGCCTGTGTTGTATACGCCAGACAGTGTGCGTTACCTGGAAGGACGTGGTTTGCCGGTGGGCCTGTTCAACGAGGCCACCTACGAAGACCACGTACTGGAATTGCCGCCGACATTCAGCCTGACGCTGATGTCTGATGGCATTTTGGACCTTTTGACAGAACCTACACTCAAAGAGAAAGAAGCGGCCTTGCCTGAACGGGTGAGAGCAGCGGGCGGCAGCCTGGAAGGCTTGCGTCAAGTGTTTGGATTAGCCACGCTAGGGGAGATGCCGGATGATATCGCCCTGTTAGTGTTGAGCAGGAACCTTTGATGAGTACCGGTAGAATCCAGTTCGCCGAGCAGGACGGCACCTTTGTCCTGAAGTTTGTCGGTGAAGTGCGCCTGACCCTGTGTTCGGCGCTGGATGCGACGATTGAGCGGATCTTCACTGCGCTGAACTTCAGCGCCATCGTGATCGACCTGACCGAAACCCGCAGCATCGACAGCACCACATTGGGCCTGCTGGCCAAACTGTCGATCCTGTCGCGGCAAAAGGTCGGTCTGCTGCCGACTGTCGTCACCACCCACAACGACATCACCCGTCTGCTGCAATCGATGGGCTTCGACCAGGTGTTCAACATCGTGAGCGACCCTGTGCCGTGCCCGGAATGCCTGGACGACCTGCCTGACCAGGACCAGTCCGAAGAAGAAGTGCGGATCAAGGTGCTCGAAGCCCACAAGATCCTGATGGGGCTCAACGATTCCAATCGTGAAGCCTTCCATGACCTGGTGAATGCGCTAGAGGGGCCTTGATCCCTGGGTTTTGCTTAGGCTGACCGCCCTCATCGCGAGCAAGCTCGCTCCCACATTGGAATGCATTCACCTGTGGGAGATTGCTCGCGATAGTGTCTATCGATCCGCCACATCCCTCAGGCCAAGCCACATAAAAAAGGGCGAACCCACCAAGGTTCGCCCTTTTTGCATGCCTTGTGAATCAGCTCAAAGCTTGGCTTGCAGCAACGCCTCCAGTTTCTCCTGGTCCCGGGCAAACTGACGAATACCTTCGGCCAGTTTCTCGGTCGCCATGGCGTCCTCGTTGGACAACCAGCGGAACTGCGCTTCATTGAGGTTCAAGCGCGCCTCCCCGGCTTGCCCTGGCGCCAACTTGCGCTCCAGCTTGCCTTCGTCGGCGGCCAGTTTTTCCAGCAGGTCCGGGCTGACGGTCAGGCGGTCGCAGCCGGCCAGTTGCTCGATCTGGTTGAGGTTGCGGAAGCTCGCGCCCATGACCACGGTCTTGTAGTCATTGGCCTTGTAGTAGTTGTAGATGCGCGTCACCGACTGCACGCCCGGATCATCCGCGCCGGTGTAGTCGTTGCCGTTGGCTTTCTTGTACCAGTCGTAGATACGGCCCACGAACGGCGAAATCAGGAACACCCCGGCATCGGCACAGGCAGCGGCCTGGGCGAAGGAGAACAGCAGTGTCAGGTTGCACTGGATGCCTTCACGCTCCAACTGCTCGGCAGCGCGGATACCTTCCCAGGTGGAGGCGATCTTGATCAGCACGCGCTCGCGGCCAATGCCGGCCTTTTCGTACAGATCGATCAGACGATGCGCACGCTTGAGCATGGCCTCGGTGTTGAACGACAGGCGCGCATCCACTTCAGTGGAAATGCGCCCTGGGATCACTTTCAGGATTTCTTGCCCAACCGCCACGGCAAAACGGTCGCTGGCCAGGCCCACGTCGCCCTTGCAGTCCGCCACGCAGGCGTTCAGCTGCTCGGCATAACCTTGAATGGCCGAAGCCTTGAGCAGCAGGGAAGGGTTGGTGGTAGCGTCCACGGGCTTGACGCGGGCGATGGCCTCGAAGTCGCCGGTATCGGCCACGACGGTGGTGAATTGCTTGAGTTGTTCCAGCTTGGAAGTCATGAGTATGCTCTGTCCTATGGGTCCGTTGACATTACCCGAGGGCCGGCAGCCACTCAAGGGCGCGAAGGGGGATCGACGGGCCCCAGCGGCAACAACCTGAAAACGGTTGTTTGAAAGGCCGGGGCGGTATCGGTAGATACGATGCCAAAACAGCGTGCAGGTTCAAAGCAAGTGACGGTTAACGCCCTTCCAGCAGTTGCCCCGCCTGATCCAGCAGCGCCAATGGGTCCTTGGTCTTGTGGATGTCCACCGACAACAACTGCCGAAACCGCCGCGCTCCCGGGAAACCGGTGCCCAGCCCCAACACGTGACGGGTGATGTGATGCATCGCGCCGCCAGCGGCCAGGTGATCGGCGATATAAGGTCGCAACTGCGCCAGCGCCTCGGCCCGGGTGATGACCGGCGCGGTGCTGCCGAACAATTGCTGATCCACTTCAGCCAGCAGATATGGGTTGTGATAAGCCTCGCGCCCCAGCATCACACCGTCGAAGGTCTGCAGATGTTCGTGGCACGCCTCCAGCGTCTTGATCCCGCCGTTGAGCACAATCTCCAACTCCGGAAAATCCGCCTTCAACCGCGCGACCACGTCATAACGCAGCGGCGGGATGTCGCGATTCTCCTTCGGCGACAACCCCTCCAGAATCGCAATCCGCGCATGCACGGTAAAACTCGTACACCCGGCCTCACGCACCGTCCCGACAAACTCACACAATTGCTCGTAACTGTCCCGCCCATTGATCCCGATGCGATGCTTGACCGTCACCGGAATCGACACTGCATCGCGCATGGCTTTCACGCAGTCAGCCACCAACCCCGGATGCCCCATCAGGCAGGCGCCGATCATATTGTTCTGCACCCGATCGCTGGGGCAGCCGACGTTGAGGTTCACTTCGTCGTAACCATGCTCCTGGGCCATACGGGCGCAGGCGGCCAGGTCGGCCGGGACACTGCCGCCTAGTTGCAGGGCTAGCGGGTGTTCGGCTTCGTGGTGGCGCAGGAAGCGTTCGTGGTCACCATTGAGGAGCGCGCCGGTGGTGACCATTTCGGTGTAGAGCAGCGCGTGCTTGGAGAGGATGCGTAGGAAGAAGCGACAGTGGGCGTCGGTCCAATCCATCATCGGGGCGACGGAGAAGCGGCGGGAGAGCGGGGCAGTTTGTAAGGGCATTGGGAATCTGAATCAGCGAGGCGGATGGCACAGTTTATCAGGGAAGGGCAGGAGGTGTTGGGAGAGCAATATTGCGCCGACTTCACCATTTGTGCGGGGACATTGTCGAGTGAGAAATACGCCGAGGATTTGAAGGCGATTACCGTGTACGCGATACGGAGTCCGCGCCAATTTGATTCCCTCGCCGGGCACGCATCGCTGCCACTTGGTCATCGGAAGCGAATTTGCCTTGGTCAGCTTCCTTTACCGCAAGTTCGATCTTTGTGGTCATCGCTTTTTCACGTTCGATGTAGTCGCGAAGAACGTCCATTGCCAGGTAGCTCGCACTTTGCCCGTTGGTCTTGGCCAGGTCGGCGAGGGAGTTCGATAGGTCTTCGGGCAGATTCAGGGATATGCCGGACATGGCAGCCTCGATGGTGGACGTTTTCGGGCATCTTACACCGTTGACCGAGCGCTTGAATCAGCAGGCCTTCGCAAGGTGTGTCTCGACGTGAATTGTTTCCCTCCTGCACAGATCTGAAAAGCCTCACCGACGCCGCCGTCGAAGGGTACATTTCTGCGGGTGAATCTGGTTTGGGCTAGGCCTGTGCAGTGACTACAAATTGCTCGGCTCTTACTCTTATTGCCTTCTTGATAGAAAATTTAATGAATCTGTCCCATTTCTTTCGCATGGATGGGCGGAAAATACCGTCTAGCCGACCCGCCTCATTCCGCTTTTTCCGCCTCACGAATGCTATGTCGAAGTCTTTGCCGGCGGTGCCGCGCTTTACTTCATTCGACCCCAGGCCTCCCCGGTTGAAGTCCTGAATGACATCAACGGCGACTTGGTGACGCTCTATCGCGTCGTGCAGAACCACCTGGAAGAATTCGTGCGCCAGTTCCAATGGGCGCTCAGCTCCCGTCAGGTGTTCGAGTGGCAGAAAATAACCCGTCCCGAAACCCTCACCGACATCCAGCGCGCCGCCCGGTTCTTCTACCTGCAGCACCATGCCTTCGCCGGCAAGGTCACCGGGCAGACGTTCGGCACCGCGACCACTGGTCCGGCCATCAACCTGCTGCGAATCGAGGAGAACCTCTCGGCCGCGTGGCAGCGACTGTCCGGCACCTACGTCGAAAACCTCCCCTGGCTTGAATGCGCTGAACGCTACGACCGTGCCCACACCTTCCACTACATGGACCCCCCTTACTGGCAGACCGCGGGCTACGGTGTGGACTTTCCGTTCGAGAACTACGAGCGGATTGCCGACTTCATGCGCCGCTGTAAAGGCAAGGTGATGGTCAGCATCAACGACCACTCTGACATCCGCCGTGTGTTCAAGGGCTTTCACTTCGAGACTTTGGACATCCGCTACAGCAGCACCAATCAGCGGCAAGGGAAAACTGAGATCAGTCAAGAACTGGTGATCATGAATTGGGATCCGGTATCCTCTGGAGGATTATTTTAGAAGGCGTAACCAGGGTGGTTGGGCACGCACCGTGCATGACCGGCAACCAGTGAATACGGTGCCTGGAGGCTAATTGCGTTCGCAAAGAAGATCGGCATCCGGTAATGTTAGATAAGCATTGCCTGCCATCGCAGTCGTATTGGATGCATGAGTTTCGATGAAGCACTGTGTGGCGGCTCAATACATTAGCCAGCCAAAGCTATTTGTATAATTCTAGCTAATTCAAAGGAATGTCTATGAGTAATTCGGCCCAAAGTGGTAATGCAAACTTGAATAATGGTACTAGTCAAAATGAACTTAGACGAACATTCATTGCAATGTTGTTTGCCCTGGTTGCAGCGACAATAGCTCAGCAAATAGCTGAGCTATTATTTGTAGTTACCGGCGGTTGGGATTTGGCTTCTAGTCCACCGAAGATGTGGGAAAATTTACTTTCCGGCAATGGGCTGCTTTTTGCATCGCTTACGCACTCTTTTCTGGCGTTGCTTATGGTATCAATGAGCTGGGTTATGTGGTCTAAGTCTCAAGCTGCCGGCCATAAGACTGAGATTGCACATATTTTTTCAAAGGAGTTTGTGCTTTTATTAATCGAAGTATTTCTTGTTGTTCTGTATTTTGCTATTGCCAAAACAATGGAGCAAAATTTTACGGAGTATATGAAGGATAAGCAGATATCTAAATATGTTGGAGTGGCGTCTGCTCGTCCCGAAGCACTCCAAATGATGTGGGTGTTTTCCGTCTTCTTTGTCTGGGACGTGATTGTAGATGTTATCTATAGTCCACGCACCCCCCATCCTGTTCTTATCCGCGAAAGGTTTTACTCTTTCATTCAAGGGCTTTTGACATACTGCTCTATCTCATTGCTCTGTGTTTTCGCTGCTTGGATGGTTAGCCGGGCAGCGCCATCTGCGGGTACTCCATACGAAGCTCTATGGGGCGACATATCGCTAATTGCTCTTCTTTTGTTTTTCGCATTGGGTAAACAGCTCGAATACTTCGCGATCAAATTTTTCCCAGGCGAAGATAGCCGGAAAAATACTAGGCGTGACCATCCGCCTTCAACTAAGGCGGCGGTAATGATGGTTTTCCTTTCTGCCGTTTATATTTATTCGATGATGGTGTTGATATGGCCGCCGAGCTTCCTCAAATAATTGGCTTAGTAGGGCCTATCAGGGCCGGTAAAACGACGATTACAAAATACCTGGTTGAGAAATACGGGTATATATCCGCTTCCAACTCTGACGTGCTTAGGGAAATATTAGAAGGTATGGGGATACCTTCTGATCGGGAAAGATTGGGAAGGTTGGGTAACTCGATTTTTAAAGTTTTGGGGAACGACATTATCGCAAGGTATCGCCTCGATAACCTTCACTTGGGGCGGATAGTTGTCGATGGCATTCGCTATCCAGAGGAGATAAAACGGTACTCTGAAGTTGCGAGTTTTAAACTTTTGGCTGTCACAGCAGATCCGGATGTGCGTTTTGATAGGACCTTAAGAGACCGGACAGAATTGAAGGATGTAGGAATTTCTCGTGAAGCGTTTGATGGTTTAGTACTGTCGAGAAGTGAACTAGATGTTCCTCAGCTCGTGTCAATAGCGGATGAGGTAATTGTAAATGAAAAAGGTTTTGAGAGTCTAAAGCAAAGAGTTGATCAGATTCTGAAAAAATGGAGTTCTGACTCTTAAGGAAGGCCTAGAAGTTGTTTTAAAGTGTTTGCGCAGGCCTCCATCTGCGCATCGCTTTTACCAAATATCCAATATTCGTGATTTAGACATAAATCACTTGAGTCATGGATTCTAAGTATCTTAAAACCGCAGTCTTGTATGTCTGAAGCGAGCTTTTCTCTGGCAGCGATGCTGCGCCGATATACGTTGGCGACAATGACTCCCGTTGCTTTCAAGGTCCTGCTTAGCTCGGTTAGTTGAGCTTTGTAAAATGGGAAGTGCAATACAAATACGGCAATCACCATTTCGAAATAGCCCTCTTCATAAGGAAGAGTGTATGTGGTGTCAGAGAAAACATAGCAGTCGAGATCGTTGCTCGAATGGGATTTGACTACTATCTCATCTGCATCTGATAGGACGTAATGCATTCCCAGCGTAGCATTGACTTTAAATACCGGGTTTTTGCCTGCGCCGATTTCTAGAAGGCTGGAGGGTGCGATTTTAATAGCTAACGATTCAAATAAAGAGCGGACTTTACCATTTGCGGGGCTTATTAATTCAGGGAATTGGGCGCGAGCGCGGCATAGATTGCTGACTTCTATTGGCTTCAGCTCGTCGAGGTGTTCAATATGAGTGTAGAAGTAATCCATGAATCTGAAATATTTGGTTCCTTGATATATCGTCTCACTTGGTCCTTTCTCATTTTTTTTATATTTGAGAACACCAGGTTCGATCATCTCAAAATCTTCTTCGTTCATGCTCCACTCCCTCGGATCCTAATTTTTTATAAATACTAGAATGTCTTCGCATTTAACTTTTGCCATTAAGCGTCTGCGACTTATTTTTATGTTTCTTTCTTTCCTTAGCGCGAGAGTGAACCCCTGATTGATTGCAGAAAATATTAAATCGTCAGTAGTTGAGGCTCTTGCCTGAGATTCACCCACTACTAATGCCATAGATGAGCCTTGTTTAAGTATGCGAAAGCTCTGTTTGAAAAAGCTAGCCATGAAGCTCATATATAATTCATGGCTGTTTTTTCTAGAACGATTTGACCTGGCCCCAGACTCGGCTGAGCGAAGCTTCTCAAAATCTCTAAAGCCCAGCCGTTCAGCAGCAAGCTCGTCTTTATCAAACCACAAGTAACTGAGTCGTTGTGACTTTACATAATCGGCCACGCCGTAATAAGGCGGGGAGGTCATGATGAAGTCAATGTGATCGTTCGGAATAGACTCCATGTTCGCTACGCAGTCACCGGCAAGCAGTTTGTAACGAGATCGAGTTTGTTTTCTCGTTTCCTTCTCTACGTGAACTTGTACCGCCTTGTGAGAAAGCTGAGTTAATTTAAGATATTCGTTAGTAGCATTGCGAAATGTTAATAGTGCATCTTTTGGAACTATTTCGGACGGCTTTGGTTTTACGTTATCGCAAACCCATCCCCAATGACGACCCTGTGAAGAGGTGTTTTTCAGTATTCCGGAGAAAATCGCAAGCAAACATTTTTTAAGTTGAAGGCTTTTGGTTTCAAGTATGGAAGATAATAAACGGTTTAATGTGAAAAGTGTGTCCGGGTGATACCAAGCACGAAGTTCCTCTTCATGAGGATGAGGTTCTGCTAGTTTTGTTCCAAAAAGATTTTCCGATTCGTTGATAATAATATCAATTTGCTTTCGAAGGCTGTTTGGGTCAGGGAAGTAGAGCTTTGCTTCGCTCATAAGTAACGCAATTGGGTTTGTGTCTATCCCAATAAAATTTCTACCTAGTCTAACTGCCTCTACTCCAGTTGTTCCGGACCCGTTAAAAGGATCTAAAACAATATCGCCTTTTTGCGTAAAAGCAGGAATTAGCGTGCCGGGAATCGCTGCAATATAGGTTGCTGGATACCAATGGAGTGAGTGGATTCCCGAATTGCTGAGATTTGGGAAAGACCAATCTATATTTTCTAGATGCTCAGTTAAGTTCAAATGGGAATTCATCCGTTTCGGCGTAGAAGCTTCCTTTATATGTTTCCGGGAATTCAGCTTCAAAAATATCGACTTCAAAAAGGTCACAGAATGCAGTCGTAACCTTTTTTCTCCATTCGATTATATCTGGCAATAACATTTTAGGTTTGCCTGGTGTCTTCTTAATCAGCGAAATCATACAGCTAGTAGAGTTTTCGCCGAGAATTACTGTCCCCTTGTCATTGTCAAGAGGGACCTTAATTTCACGGCAAATTAGACCTTTTTCATTCCATACGAAATAGGTCGGATCATTGAACGGTACATCCACACGATGTGAAATGTATTCAGCAATCTCCGCGTTCTTAAGTTTTTTTGAAGTGTGAAAGTTTTTAAACCATACGTAATCAATAAGATGATATTCGCATCCGGAAATGAGCTGCTGTGCCAAAGTTGCTGTGCTCGGGTGTTTGCGAAGTTTCTCTTCAAACTCCGGCTCAGTCATATGCCAATTTTCAAGTGTGATAACTTCATTCTCAACTGCTCGACGAACTAAATCCGTTTGGAGCGCGTTGTATGGAATGCATTCAGGGTGTGCAATTATCATTGTGTAGATGCGCTGCCTGAAATCTATCCACTTTTTTAGCGGTTCAATAGCTGCTTCGCTAAAGATAAGTCCAGATTTTTCGTTCAACTTCATGCATTTGCGCAGTTTAACTATGTTTTCTCTAGCATAGTCCCATCCAAGCATCGCTGCCATTCGATGAACGTTGTCGATGTTATCGATATCAATGTCCGCAGACACAGCGCTGTGGAGTCCAGGTTTCGGACAAACTAGATTAATCACCGCATCTTGATTGACGTTGTGTTTGCGCAAAATCTTCTCAAGTTGCAACTGCTTGCCTGGAACAATTTCTAGATACGCATTATCTTTGTTGAGCGTTCCGCTAATTAAAGCTGACAGCGTTTCTTCATGATTAAAGTTAGGGGCGACACGTTTGAGTTCCGATTCCACGAGATGGCCATACGGTGGAATGGCTGCATCATGTAAAATCGCTGCGGCGAGTAGTGCCTTTGTTGCATCTATACTTAAATTGCTTTTGTGTGCTAATTCTACAGCAAGATAAGTTACCCCAATCGAGTGAGGGAGGCGTCTGGATCTTCCGAGTTCTTGGATAAGAGGCACATCAAAATTCATTTGACGCATGTTTCGTAGCCGGTGAATCTCCGGGCTATCTATGAGATCGGCGAGTAACGAAGTTAGGCTTTCATCTGAAAACCTCATGAGCCCATGCAAGATGTCGTGGAATTCCATATGGCCCTTCATTTCAAACGTAGCGGGGCGTAAACCCAAATTGGTCAATTGTACACGCTAACGGTGCGTATATCACATGCCACTCAAGCGATCCCCATGCTGCCAGGGACGCTGCACCCATGACTGACCGATTTGCACCCTTGATTTCGACATCTTTGGTCAGCACTGTCAGTGCCAGACCAAGCAAGGCCCGCCTGAACAAGGGTCTGTAAATCCTTCCAGATATCTAGGTGGCTTTTCCCCGGCAGCGGCAGACCGCATAGAGGCCGTACCTTCGTAGATGAGACGTTGAAGTCCAAGCGCCCGAATGTCTACCCGGTCAAGATCACCTCGCAAGCTTGGAGGGCCGAGCGCCCTTGACGGCGACTTAGCTGCAGTTGCTCGCCTATACAAGATACTTTTTTCATCGGGATGCATTGCGCTCCGGTGAGGGGACACCACCAATCGAGGGGCCTCAGATACCCAAATGTTTCGTTTAAGCAGAGTGACTGGCTGATTTTTTAGCGCAAATTTAGGGCGAAACGCAGGCCGTTATAGGCCCTTGCCGGCCTTTCAAATGAGGCATTAACCTCATCAATAGTGGGCTATAGCGGCCTGCGGTCTCGCCTGATCGGGTTCGAGTCCCTAACCATAGCGACTGAATTGCTGTAGTGGACAAAATACTGCCATTTGCAATAGGCAGCTATCACCACTAAATGGACATCTGGCTTTTGAAGTTTGTGTGATTTGGCTAGCGGCCTGCTACGTCAACGGCTCCAGAACGCCGCGCTCGCATTTTTCAGTTGCGCATCGAGCGATTCCCATGCGAACCCGGCGTTTCGGGTAAGCATCTCGATGATCTCCACGAGGCGTTGCATCTGCTCTACAGTTGTTTTGATGTCACCCCATTTGATGCCTAACGTGCTGATGTCAACAAACTGGTATTTATCTGCTAAATAGCGCACTTCTGTATGTGCAGATACCTTGTCACGAATGGTTCTGAATGACTTAATTGTTGCACTAGTTGATAACACCGCCCATAGTTTGCTGGCCTCGCAATACAATTCATCGAATTGGGATCCAAGCTGAGCTTCTTCGCGCAGCTCCAAGCGTCTCAGGGCCTCAAGTATTTCGGTGTCGGTCACATCTTTGTCGTTAGGTATTTTCCAGTTAGCAAACTGTTCACGTAGTGTTTGTCGAAGAGCGTCGTCAGTCAGTGCTTGAATACTATTGTTTAAGCTTGGTGTTCGCGGATCATCATCGAACGTCAGTTTTGCTATGTCCTGCGCACATGAGAGGAATAATGAGTGCTTAAGAATGCTAAACCCCATAGCTCGTTCTCCGGAGCCAAGGGTGGTCACGACAGTTTCATCGAAAAGCATCGGGTCTAGGATCGAATACCTCTGACGCATTTCAATAAATGCATCGAGTAAATGAGATGCATGAGCCTGAATTTTTTCAAGCGAGGTAGGCATGATTTG encodes:
- the rssB gene encoding two-component system response regulator RssB — translated: MPKTSATLLIIDDDEVVRASLAAYLEDSGFSVLQASNGQQGLQVFEQDKPDLVICDLRMPQMGGLELIRQVTEISAQTPVIVVSGAGVMNDAVEALRLGAADYLIKPLEDLAVLEHSVRRALDRSRLLLENQRYREKLETANRELEASLNLLQEDQNAGRQVQMNMLPVSPWAVDDFRFAHQIIPSLYLSGDFVDYFRVDERRVAFYLADVSGHGASSAFVTVLLKFMTTRLLFESKRNGTLPEFKPSEVLGHINRGLISCKLGKHVTMVGGVIDEETGLLTYSIGGHLPLPVLYTPDSVRYLEGRGLPVGLFNEATYEDHVLELPPTFSLTLMSDGILDLLTEPTLKEKEAALPERVRAAGGSLEGLRQVFGLATLGEMPDDIALLVLSRNL
- the rssC gene encoding anti-sigma factor antagonist RssC; this translates as MSTGRIQFAEQDGTFVLKFVGEVRLTLCSALDATIERIFTALNFSAIVIDLTETRSIDSTTLGLLAKLSILSRQKVGLLPTVVTTHNDITRLLQSMGFDQVFNIVSDPVPCPECLDDLPDQDQSEEEVRIKVLEAHKILMGLNDSNREAFHDLVNALEGP
- the tal gene encoding transaldolase, which codes for MTSKLEQLKQFTTVVADTGDFEAIARVKPVDATTNPSLLLKASAIQGYAEQLNACVADCKGDVGLASDRFAVAVGQEILKVIPGRISTEVDARLSFNTEAMLKRAHRLIDLYEKAGIGRERVLIKIASTWEGIRAAEQLEREGIQCNLTLLFSFAQAAACADAGVFLISPFVGRIYDWYKKANGNDYTGADDPGVQSVTRIYNYYKANDYKTVVMGASFRNLNQIEQLAGCDRLTVSPDLLEKLAADEGKLERKLAPGQAGEARLNLNEAQFRWLSNEDAMATEKLAEGIRQFARDQEKLEALLQAKL
- the dusA gene encoding tRNA dihydrouridine(20/20a) synthase DusA, translated to MPLQTAPLSRRFSVAPMMDWTDAHCRFFLRILSKHALLYTEMVTTGALLNGDHERFLRHHEAEHPLALQLGGSVPADLAACARMAQEHGYDEVNLNVGCPSDRVQNNMIGACLMGHPGLVADCVKAMRDAVSIPVTVKHRIGINGRDSYEQLCEFVGTVREAGCTSFTVHARIAILEGLSPKENRDIPPLRYDVVARLKADFPELEIVLNGGIKTLEACHEHLQTFDGVMLGREAYHNPYLLAEVDQQLFGSTAPVITRAEALAQLRPYIADHLAAGGAMHHITRHVLGLGTGFPGARRFRQLLSVDIHKTKDPLALLDQAGQLLEGR
- a CDS encoding CopG family ribbon-helix-helix protein, whose product is MSGISLNLPEDLSNSLADLAKTNGQSASYLAMDVLRDYIEREKAMTTKIELAVKEADQGKFASDDQVAAMRARRGNQIGADSVSRTR
- a CDS encoding AAA family ATPase — protein: MAAELPQIIGLVGPIRAGKTTITKYLVEKYGYISASNSDVLREILEGMGIPSDRERLGRLGNSIFKVLGNDIIARYRLDNLHLGRIVVDGIRYPEEIKRYSEVASFKLLAVTADPDVRFDRTLRDRTELKDVGISREAFDGLVLSRSELDVPQLVSIADEVIVNEKGFESLKQRVDQILKKWSSDS
- a CDS encoding methyltransferase domain-containing protein, whose protein sequence is MNEEDFEMIEPGVLKYKKNEKGPSETIYQGTKYFRFMDYFYTHIEHLDELKPIEVSNLCRARAQFPELISPANGKVRSLFESLAIKIAPSSLLEIGAGKNPVFKVNATLGMHYVLSDADEIVVKSHSSNDLDCYVFSDTTYTLPYEEGYFEMVIAVFVLHFPFYKAQLTELSRTLKATGVIVANVYRRSIAAREKLASDIQDCGFKILRIHDSSDLCLNHEYWIFGKSDAQMEACANTLKQLLGLP
- a CDS encoding DNA methyltransferase; the protein is MNLTEHLENIDWSFPNLSNSGIHSLHWYPATYIAAIPGTLIPAFTQKGDIVLDPFNGSGTTGVEAVRLGRNFIGIDTNPIALLMSEAKLYFPDPNSLRKQIDIIINESENLFGTKLAEPHPHEEELRAWYHPDTLFTLNRLLSSILETKSLQLKKCLLAIFSGILKNTSSQGRHWGWVCDNVKPKPSEIVPKDALLTFRNATNEYLKLTQLSHKAVQVHVEKETRKQTRSRYKLLAGDCVANMESIPNDHIDFIMTSPPYYGVADYVKSQRLSYLWFDKDELAAERLGFRDFEKLRSAESGARSNRSRKNSHELYMSFMASFFKQSFRILKQGSSMALVVGESQARASTTDDLIFSAINQGFTLALRKERNIKISRRRLMAKVKCEDILVFIKN
- a CDS encoding HD domain-containing protein gives rise to the protein MEFHDILHGLMRFSDESLTSLLADLIDSPEIHRLRNMRQMNFDVPLIQELGRSRRLPHSIGVTYLAVELAHKSNLSIDATKALLAAAILHDAAIPPYGHLVESELKRVAPNFNHEETLSALISGTLNKDNAYLEIVPGKQLQLEKILRKHNVNQDAVINLVCPKPGLHSAVSADIDIDNIDNVHRMAAMLGWDYARENIVKLRKCMKLNEKSGLIFSEAAIEPLKKWIDFRQRIYTMIIAHPECIPYNALQTDLVRRAVENEVITLENWHMTEPEFEEKLRKHPSTATLAQQLISGCEYHLIDYVWFKNFHTSKKLKNAEIAEYISHRVDVPFNDPTYFVWNEKGLICREIKVPLDNDKGTVILGENSTSCMISLIKKTPGKPKMLLPDIIEWRKKVTTAFCDLFEVDIFEAEFPETYKGSFYAETDEFPFELN